In Vibrio hippocampi, a single genomic region encodes these proteins:
- a CDS encoding class I SAM-dependent methyltransferase yields the protein MSLEIHLVKGRDKSVRRKHPWIFSRGIARVVGEPALGETVDVFAHNGEWLGKAAYSPHSQIRARMWSFGDKKQNIDVDFFIQRVQQAQLLRDDIIERDGLTGYRLIAAESDGLPGITIDKYDNFLVCQLLSAGAEFQKQALVDALVHCYPDCSIYERSDVAIRKKEGLTERTGVLHGDAPQQPVIIEENGIKISVDIINGHKTGFYLDQRDSRNQAQKYVKDKEVLNCFSYTGGFGLYALKGGASRVINADVSQPALDTARSNAEMNGFKGKQAVFLNADVFKLLREYRDQGTKFDVVIMDPPKFADSKAQLNGACRGYKDINMLAMQILKPGGTLLTYSCSGLMDQNLFQKIIADAAIDANRSVKFVERFEQAADHPTDTAYPEGFYLKGFACRVM from the coding sequence ATGAGTTTAGAAATTCATCTCGTTAAAGGACGTGACAAATCTGTCCGTCGCAAACACCCTTGGATCTTTTCAAGAGGTATCGCTCGCGTTGTTGGCGAACCTGCACTTGGTGAAACGGTTGATGTGTTCGCTCATAATGGCGAATGGCTAGGTAAAGCAGCCTATTCACCTCATTCACAAATTCGTGCCCGTATGTGGAGTTTTGGCGATAAGAAGCAAAACATTGATGTCGACTTCTTTATCCAACGTGTTCAACAGGCACAATTACTTCGTGACGATATTATCGAGCGCGACGGTCTGACTGGTTATCGCTTAATTGCCGCTGAATCTGATGGTTTACCGGGCATTACTATCGATAAATACGACAATTTTTTGGTGTGCCAACTTCTAAGTGCCGGTGCCGAGTTTCAGAAACAAGCACTGGTTGACGCGTTAGTCCACTGTTACCCAGATTGCTCTATCTACGAGCGTTCAGATGTCGCGATTCGCAAAAAAGAGGGGCTAACAGAGCGCACCGGCGTACTGCATGGCGATGCGCCGCAACAACCTGTCATCATTGAAGAGAACGGCATTAAGATCAGTGTCGATATTATTAACGGTCACAAAACGGGCTTCTATCTTGATCAACGTGATAGCCGCAACCAAGCGCAAAAGTATGTCAAAGATAAAGAAGTACTTAACTGCTTTAGTTATACCGGTGGTTTTGGTCTGTATGCGTTAAAAGGCGGCGCAAGTCGCGTAATCAATGCTGACGTCTCTCAGCCAGCACTTGATACCGCACGCAGCAATGCGGAAATGAACGGCTTTAAAGGTAAACAAGCCGTATTCCTTAACGCTGACGTGTTCAAGCTATTGCGTGAATATCGCGATCAAGGCACTAAGTTTGATGTGGTCATTATGGATCCACCCAAGTTTGCCGACTCTAAAGCACAACTAAACGGCGCATGTCGTGGCTACAAAGACATCAACATGTTGGCGATGCAAATCCTCAAACCTGGTGGCACTTTGCTGACTTATTCATGTTCAGGACTGATGGATCAAAACTTGTTCCAAAAAATCATTGCTGATGCGGCAATCGACGCGAACAGAAGCGTCAAGTTTGTCGAACGCTTTGAACAGGCCGCCGATCATCCCACCGATACCGCATATCCAGAAGGTTTCTACTTAAAAGGCTTTGCTTGTCGAGTTATGTAG